One stretch of Acholeplasma laidlawii PG-8A DNA includes these proteins:
- a CDS encoding DUF4430 domain-containing protein, protein MKVIKKNIRTIILAVLSILVIAFTVSYLNQKTYAKEDGVVTIEFQNDEHIMNKDIYFFKGDTLQNIILNHFNDVQFEESAYGPFLVSIEGYTMPKDYATYISIYINGSFSPYGIGDIELKNEMKITLKVERAS, encoded by the coding sequence ATGAAAGTAATTAAGAAAAATATAAGAACCATTATACTAGCAGTACTATCTATTTTAGTTATTGCATTTACAGTGTCTTACCTAAATCAGAAGACCTATGCAAAAGAAGATGGTGTAGTTACAATTGAATTTCAAAACGATGAGCATATAATGAATAAAGATATTTACTTTTTTAAAGGTGATACACTTCAAAATATTATTCTTAATCATTTTAATGATGTTCAATTTGAAGAAAGTGCCTATGGTCCTTTTTTAGTATCAATTGAAGGGTACACTATGCCAAAGGATTATGCTACATATATAAGTATTTATATTAATGGTAGTTTTAGTCCCTATGGTATCGGTGATATTGAATTGAAAAATGAAATGAAGATTACATTAAAAGTGGAGCGTGCATCATGA
- a CDS encoding DEAD/DEAH box helicase → MKFSELNIIERIQKALTLSGYEAPTAIQEQAIPILLSGQDLLGSAQTGTGKTAAFAIPILQKIYETKEHKAPRKVQALILTPTRELALQIHENVKIYAKYLNIISTTIYGGVSQKRQEEALKRGVDVVIATPGRLLDLMNQKIISLQDVRYLVLDEADQMLDMGFIKDVTSIVDKTPKKRQTMLFSATMPKQIEVLSKQILVNPERIAVTPVTQTLDAITQSVYMVNKANKTLLLIDLIYTLNMKSVLVFTKTKHGANKLVKNLMNLGIESEPIHGSKSQAARERALANFKKGKTKILVATDIAARGIDIEALDYVINFELPEVPETYIHRIGRTGRAGLSGMALSLVDPSEQKLLTQVEKHINSKIEAVGHKYQIQSQPKQREVITDKLKTDTSKKQEKPKKELPDYLKFKGHKPKPKKKKSEDKSFVNYQKKTNPYFQTKKSNKKK, encoded by the coding sequence ATGAAATTTAGTGAATTAAACATTATAGAACGTATTCAAAAGGCATTAACCTTATCGGGATATGAAGCGCCAACTGCAATACAAGAACAGGCTATACCTATCTTATTAAGCGGTCAAGACCTTCTGGGTAGTGCTCAAACTGGAACCGGTAAAACAGCTGCATTTGCGATACCAATCTTACAAAAAATATATGAAACAAAAGAACATAAGGCACCAAGAAAAGTACAAGCACTTATACTAACCCCAACTAGAGAACTCGCACTTCAAATACACGAAAATGTTAAGATATATGCAAAATATCTAAATATTATAAGTACCACTATTTATGGTGGTGTATCACAAAAAAGACAAGAAGAAGCACTAAAACGTGGTGTAGATGTTGTGATTGCAACACCGGGCCGATTACTTGATTTAATGAATCAAAAAATAATATCATTACAAGATGTAAGATATCTTGTACTTGATGAGGCAGATCAAATGTTAGATATGGGCTTTATTAAAGATGTAACAAGCATTGTTGATAAAACACCTAAGAAGCGTCAAACGATGCTGTTTTCAGCAACAATGCCTAAACAAATTGAAGTCTTATCAAAACAAATCTTAGTAAACCCTGAAAGAATTGCTGTAACACCAGTTACACAAACACTGGACGCAATTACTCAAAGTGTTTATATGGTGAATAAAGCAAATAAAACATTATTATTAATTGATTTAATTTATACTTTAAATATGAAATCAGTTTTAGTGTTTACAAAAACAAAACATGGTGCCAATAAACTTGTTAAAAATTTAATGAATTTAGGTATTGAATCAGAACCCATACACGGTAGTAAATCACAAGCTGCTAGAGAACGCGCTTTAGCAAACTTTAAAAAAGGCAAAACTAAAATCTTAGTTGCCACAGATATTGCAGCCCGTGGTATAGACATTGAAGCACTTGACTATGTTATAAACTTTGAACTACCTGAGGTACCAGAAACCTATATTCACCGAATTGGTAGAACAGGACGTGCTGGTTTAAGTGGTATGGCATTATCACTTGTTGATCCTTCTGAGCAAAAACTGCTTACTCAAGTAGAAAAGCATATAAATTCTAAAATTGAAGCTGTTGGACATAAGTACCAAATTCAATCACAACCAAAACAAAGAGAAGTAATAACTGATAAGCTAAAAACCGACACATCAAAAAAACAAGAAAAACCAAAAAAAGAATTGCCTGATTACTTAAAGTTTAAAGGTCATAAACCTAAACCTAAGAAGAAAAAATCAGAGGATAAATCTTTTGTAAATTATCAAAAGAAAACAAACCCATATTTTCAAACTAAAAAATCAAACAAGAAAAAGTAA
- the rlmD gene encoding 23S rRNA (uracil(1939)-C(5))-methyltransferase RlmD, which produces MINEQIKINDLIEIEIKKLGINGEGIGYYHKLAVFVDNALPGEIITAKVTEIFPNRLLADIEEIKVKSPDRLEVMFPEYELCGAYSMQHVTYEKSLQIKRDILINALNRYVDKKIVYSKIKQTIGMNEPLGYRNKVSLPVRKLEGKNKFGLYAKGGNEFIPVNDTPVHQPRINEIIQIVETLMDQHKFHAYIQKDKSGYMKSMVIRRSYTTGEVQVSFLLMKKFEGIAKFTEALVAQCPDIVSVFAFYTDKYKEQIFFTNNYENLFGKATINEKINHQTFSLYPEAFFQLNTVMADKFYNKMRELANLQPTDVVIDAYAGSAPISHYIAKDVKKVYAIEIDQRSVQSAILSLKRNNIKNVTVIQSDFKKALKNLEVDTIDAMFFDPPRTGLGYDTIKQILKYKPKKLIYGSCNPSTLAKDLEDLLKTYELKSLIPMDMFPYTPLVESVSLLELRTDLETV; this is translated from the coding sequence ATGATAAACGAACAAATCAAAATAAATGATCTTATAGAAATAGAAATTAAAAAACTAGGTATTAATGGCGAAGGTATTGGATATTACCATAAACTTGCTGTTTTTGTTGATAATGCATTACCTGGTGAAATAATTACAGCAAAGGTGACTGAAATCTTTCCTAACCGCTTATTAGCAGATATTGAAGAAATTAAAGTTAAAAGTCCAGATAGACTAGAAGTGATGTTTCCAGAGTATGAACTATGTGGTGCATACAGTATGCAACATGTGACATATGAAAAGTCACTACAAATTAAACGTGATATTTTAATTAACGCCCTTAATAGATACGTAGATAAGAAGATAGTTTATTCAAAAATCAAACAAACAATAGGTATGAATGAACCACTTGGTTATAGAAACAAAGTGTCTTTACCCGTTAGAAAATTAGAAGGTAAAAACAAATTTGGATTATATGCTAAAGGTGGTAATGAATTTATACCAGTAAATGATACACCTGTACATCAACCTAGAATTAATGAGATTATCCAAATTGTTGAAACACTCATGGATCAACATAAATTTCATGCCTATATCCAAAAAGATAAAAGTGGTTATATGAAGTCTATGGTTATTAGACGATCATATACGACTGGTGAAGTTCAAGTATCATTCTTACTCATGAAAAAATTTGAGGGTATTGCTAAGTTTACTGAAGCGCTTGTTGCACAATGTCCAGACATTGTCAGTGTATTTGCATTCTATACGGATAAATATAAAGAGCAGATATTCTTTACTAACAACTACGAAAACCTATTTGGTAAAGCAACCATTAATGAGAAAATAAATCATCAAACATTCTCATTATATCCTGAAGCCTTTTTCCAATTAAATACGGTGATGGCAGATAAGTTCTATAATAAAATGAGAGAACTAGCAAATCTACAACCTACAGATGTTGTCATAGACGCTTATGCAGGATCAGCACCAATTAGCCATTACATTGCTAAAGATGTGAAAAAAGTTTATGCAATAGAAATTGATCAAAGAAGTGTTCAAAGTGCTATATTATCTTTAAAGCGAAATAACATTAAAAATGTGACAGTCATTCAATCTGACTTTAAGAAGGCCTTAAAAAATCTTGAAGTGGATACGATTGATGCAATGTTCTTTGACCCACCTAGAACTGGTCTTGGCTATGATACAATTAAGCAAATACTGAAATACAAGCCGAAGAAACTTATTTATGGTTCTTGTAATCCTTCGACTTTAGCTAAAGATTTAGAAGATTTATTAAAGACTTATGAACTTAAGAGTTTAATTCCAATGGATATGTTTCCTTATACCCCCTTGGTCGAAAGTGTTTCATTACTAGAATTAAGAACAGATTTAGAGACTGTATAA
- a CDS encoding MFS transporter: MQSLNKKQQLTVLISGIIIELIIGVVYAYSVIRLQIENELGLTHTESSIPYLTSLAVFAFMVMLSGRFMKKSNFYKWAILGILSIGIGYMIAAYATNYLIFTLGHGVFIGTGVGILYGIPVQIIQTVYEKNQGLAVGLTIAGFGLSTVIVAPVLQSSFNAVGFQNTLLYFGIASTILLSIFVWLLIRKLDLSKLYVKNKKEKVHASKYTFTIFFILFTLGIMFGLSMIGLTVYIGTDYYNLDITTITIYMSLFALANGLFRPLFGFIYDKFKLKISVILISLITLFVSTTYIFLNPSSLWLFILTITLSWGTVGGWLALMPIITKDLFGKNNFNRTYGYMYLSYGLAAVIGNLYTSILIDSSVSLGVIFIPIMCISIASILYILFIKIKLAHQNK; encoded by the coding sequence ATGCAGTCCTTAAACAAAAAACAACAACTCACCGTATTAATTAGTGGGATTATTATTGAACTCATCATAGGTGTAGTTTATGCCTATAGCGTTATTAGATTACAGATAGAAAATGAACTTGGATTAACACATACCGAAAGTTCTATACCTTATTTAACATCACTTGCAGTATTTGCCTTTATGGTGATGTTAAGCGGTAGATTTATGAAAAAATCCAATTTTTATAAATGGGCAATCCTCGGTATTTTATCGATTGGTATTGGTTATATGATTGCCGCTTATGCAACCAATTACCTCATATTTACTTTAGGTCATGGTGTTTTCATAGGGACTGGGGTTGGAATACTCTATGGTATCCCTGTACAGATCATTCAAACAGTCTATGAGAAAAATCAAGGTCTTGCAGTGGGTTTAACAATTGCAGGTTTCGGCTTATCCACTGTAATTGTTGCACCTGTTTTACAGTCAAGTTTTAATGCTGTTGGGTTTCAAAATACTTTACTATATTTTGGCATTGCATCTACCATACTTCTATCCATCTTTGTATGGTTACTTATAAGAAAATTGGATTTATCAAAACTCTATGTCAAAAATAAGAAAGAAAAAGTTCACGCCTCAAAATATACTTTTACGATATTTTTCATCTTGTTTACTTTAGGTATTATGTTTGGTTTATCTATGATTGGATTAACCGTTTATATTGGTACAGATTACTATAATTTAGATATTACTACCATTACTATCTATATGAGTTTATTCGCACTTGCAAACGGTTTATTTAGACCCCTATTTGGATTTATTTATGACAAGTTTAAACTAAAAATATCAGTGATACTTATATCACTGATCACTTTATTCGTTTCAACGACCTATATCTTTTTAAATCCTTCGAGTCTATGGTTATTTATCTTAACAATTACACTTAGTTGGGGTACAGTGGGTGGATGGTTAGCTTTAATGCCAATTATTACCAAAGATCTTTTTGGTAAGAATAACTTTAATAGAACTTATGGGTATATGTATTTAAGTTATGGATTAGCTGCTGTTATTGGTAATTTATACACTAGTATATTAATAGATTCTTCGGTAAGTTTGGGTGTTATTTTTATACCTATTATGTGTATTTCTATAGCATCTATACTGTACATTTTATTCATCAAAATTAAACTGGCACATCAGAACAAATAG
- a CDS encoding glycogen synthase, producing the protein MKILFCSSEAFPFSKTGGLADMAYFLPKSINVLGHEIVVITPYYEGIKKHHETMTYLGTKTIYMGHGEVVVNYYKLVYESITYIFVQNMHYFEREGLYGYHDDAERFAAFSYAILESLDIIEFYPDILHINDWQTSMIPYLLDKHYRHQSFNYFRIHTLLTIHNLQYQGDFDKDVAKFFNTDFDYTYIHFDRVNYLKAGIERATKINTVSPTYSKEVMTREYGFSLDGSLQNRINDFSGILNGIDDQNTFNPKTDKYLIKTYSVSNHKSGKNLNKQFLLEHFGLDKNLDEPLIAYVGRLADQKGLGLMEYCLEEVIQYSNAKFILMGSGDKAYEDYFRYLTYKYPNKVGNYIGFNEKIAHIIYGASDIFMMPSRFEPCGLGQMIAMKYGSLPIVRETGGLKDSVIPYNKYTQEGTGFSFKNYDSYDLKEKLFEAINLYNEDKKTWQILVKQAMKSDFGLNQMARAYEELYKNIIGEKI; encoded by the coding sequence ATGAAAATTTTGTTTTGTAGTTCAGAGGCTTTCCCTTTTAGTAAAACTGGTGGATTAGCTGATATGGCTTATTTTTTGCCTAAATCTATTAATGTATTAGGGCATGAAATTGTTGTAATCACACCTTACTATGAAGGCATAAAAAAACACCATGAAACTATGACTTATCTTGGAACCAAGACAATTTACATGGGACACGGGGAAGTTGTAGTTAATTACTATAAATTAGTATATGAGAGTATCACCTATATATTTGTTCAAAATATGCACTATTTTGAAAGAGAAGGATTATATGGTTACCATGATGATGCTGAAAGATTTGCGGCATTTAGTTATGCTATTTTAGAAAGTCTAGATATCATAGAGTTTTATCCAGATATCTTGCATATTAATGACTGGCAGACATCTATGATTCCATATCTATTAGACAAACACTACAGACATCAAAGTTTTAACTATTTTAGAATACATACATTGCTAACGATACACAATTTACAATATCAAGGGGATTTTGATAAAGATGTAGCCAAATTCTTTAACACAGATTTTGATTACACCTATATTCATTTTGATCGTGTCAATTACCTTAAAGCGGGTATTGAACGTGCAACTAAAATAAATACAGTATCACCAACATATAGTAAAGAAGTGATGACCAGGGAATATGGATTTAGTTTAGATGGTTCGCTTCAAAATAGAATAAATGATTTTTCAGGTATTTTAAATGGGATTGATGATCAAAATACTTTTAATCCAAAGACAGATAAATACCTAATTAAAACCTATAGTGTAAGTAATCATAAATCTGGTAAGAACCTAAATAAACAATTTTTACTAGAACATTTTGGTTTGGATAAAAACCTAGATGAACCACTCATTGCCTATGTAGGCAGACTTGCTGATCAAAAAGGACTTGGACTTATGGAATACTGTTTAGAAGAAGTTATCCAATACAGTAATGCTAAGTTCATCTTAATGGGTTCAGGTGATAAAGCATATGAGGACTACTTTAGATACTTAACTTATAAATATCCAAATAAAGTCGGTAATTACATTGGGTTTAATGAAAAAATAGCACACATTATCTATGGGGCTAGTGACATCTTTATGATGCCATCAAGATTTGAACCATGTGGTTTAGGTCAAATGATAGCAATGAAATATGGCTCTCTACCAATTGTTAGAGAAACCGGTGGATTAAAGGATAGTGTCATACCGTATAACAAATACACACAAGAAGGTACAGGCTTTAGTTTTAAGAATTATGATTCTTATGATTTGAAAGAAAAGTTATTTGAAGCAATAAATCTTTATAATGAAGATAAAAAAACATGGCAGATTTTAGTCAAACAAGCAATGAAAAGTGATTTTGGTTTAAATCAAATGGCTAGAGCATATGAAGAATTATACAAAAACATAATAGGGGAGAAAATATAA
- a CDS encoding glucose-1-phosphate adenylyltransferase, whose translation METLALILAGGKGTRLDVLSEKRSKPAMPFAGKFRIIDFTLSNCVQSGIYDIAILTQYLPLSLNKHIGSGKPWDLDRRDSSVTLLQPHTNWYMGTADAVLKNLEYLARKNPKYVLILSGDHIYKMDYRKMIQTHKEKGALLTIATQRVKPEEVSRFGIMSINSNNEIIEFEEKPKVSDSNLASMGIYLFDFKLLKKVLEETIAENLDFGKHVIPKLIKTTQASVYAHEFNDYWMDVGTLDAYLDANLAMAQTYTELDLYDPTWKVYTKSEDLPPVKAGSKAIIQDSLVSNGCIIEGTVINSVLSPGVRVGKGSIVKDSVILNDTIIGNDVKITQSIIDKEVIIGGHTEIGFVDDMTPNKEKPDVLHTGITVVEKQSIIPGNMKIGKNVRIFKTATFDRKVIESGETIR comes from the coding sequence ATGGAAACACTAGCACTCATACTAGCTGGCGGTAAAGGTACCAGGTTAGATGTCCTATCAGAAAAAAGAAGTAAACCGGCAATGCCTTTTGCAGGAAAATTTAGAATTATTGATTTTACGTTATCAAATTGTGTACAATCAGGTATTTATGATATCGCAATCTTAACTCAATATTTACCATTATCGCTTAATAAACACATCGGTAGTGGAAAACCTTGGGACTTAGATAGAAGAGATTCATCTGTAACACTTTTACAACCTCACACCAATTGGTATATGGGTACAGCGGATGCTGTATTAAAAAACTTAGAATACTTAGCAAGAAAAAATCCAAAGTATGTACTTATTTTATCTGGTGATCATATCTATAAAATGGATTATAGAAAAATGATTCAAACCCATAAAGAAAAAGGTGCACTACTTACAATCGCAACTCAAAGAGTCAAACCAGAAGAAGTATCTAGATTTGGTATCATGTCAATTAATTCAAATAACGAGATTATTGAATTTGAAGAAAAACCAAAAGTATCCGATTCAAATCTAGCTTCTATGGGTATTTATCTATTTGACTTTAAACTACTTAAGAAAGTACTTGAAGAAACGATAGCAGAAAACCTAGATTTTGGTAAACACGTCATTCCTAAGTTGATTAAAACAACTCAAGCAAGCGTATATGCACATGAATTTAATGATTACTGGATGGATGTAGGTACATTAGATGCTTATTTAGATGCCAATTTAGCGATGGCACAAACTTACACTGAGCTTGATTTATACGATCCAACTTGGAAAGTATATACAAAAAGCGAGGATCTGCCACCAGTTAAAGCCGGCAGTAAAGCAATCATTCAAGATAGCTTAGTGTCAAATGGTTGTATCATCGAAGGTACTGTCATCAATTCAGTATTAAGCCCAGGGGTACGTGTTGGTAAGGGAAGTATTGTTAAAGACAGTGTGATCCTAAATGATACAATCATCGGTAACGATGTAAAAATTACTCAATCAATTATTGATAAAGAAGTCATCATTGGTGGACATACTGAAATTGGTTTTGTTGATGATATGACACCGAATAAAGAAAAACCAGATGTTTTACATACAGGTATTACAGTGGTTGAAAAGCAATCTATCATTCCAGGAAATATGAAAATAGGTAAAAACGTACGTATTTTCAAAACTGCCACATTTGATAGGAAAGTCATTGAATCTGGTGAAACTATAAGATAA